Proteins found in one Anopheles aquasalis chromosome 3, idAnoAquaMG_Q_19, whole genome shotgun sequence genomic segment:
- the LOC126574110 gene encoding cytochrome b5 reductase 4 isoform X2 encodes MEPTNKLQLPKQDKPTQRNATTSPLVSPIKQPLLVAKQSTGSATGNPRNKTALKPGHSLMDWIRLGNSGADLTGTGGRTQPVSHAELAKHDRREDAWMAIRGKVYNVTRYMDFHPGGADELMRGVGKDATKLFDEVHAWVNYESLLAKCYIGPLRNVVTVNLASDTAKNPNSKLPPPPPSFLAATKTPTASPNLTVTGASTSTMTTATATSTQPDGKVEPTGALPASYSTTSIISSGSDDDSLKVSIPIVPRFDWIQKTADLTLIFYTRSLANPGMLVECDDDRSGVSVSILLEASVQHRYRFRLSNGIQWPCTVRNSLESGKIELQFGKEVPALWTAFGEMQHERKENCEMQLNEYDVATRLEITHDSCALLLQPKSNRLLQITPVGYHVSVSASIDGEYVSRSYTPVPARSVGTDCPGTCVPLLVKSYADGSLSKHLTRPVPLATSLQVSQPSGIFVLSKLRYHNRFALLAAGSGLTPMLALLSYLLERNSNRIEHVSLLYFNKTEADIWCREMLENLCKKDKRLTVRHFLSEADPQDAGSGSDRDSADGGGEHGTAGPSFSRGRISLEIIRQLTTPGSPSHATYCCVCGPKPFNELCLQYFQQTEHNPKHLHSFQG; translated from the exons GCAATCCACGGAACAAGACCGCACTGAAGCCGGGCCACTCGCTGATGGACTGGATCCGGTTGGGTAATTCGGGTGCCGATCTCACCGGGACCGGTGGCCGCACACAACCGGTAAGCCATGCGGAACTGGCCAAGCACGACCGACGGGAGGACGCCTGGATGGCGATCCGGGGGAAGGTGTACAACGTGACGCGATACATGGACTTTCATCCCGGTG GTGCCGACGAGCTGATGCGTGGTGTCGGCAAGGACGCTACGAAGCTGTTCGATGAGGTACACGCCTGGGTAAACTACGAGTCACTGTTGGCGAAGTGTTACATCGGACCACTGCGTAACGTGGTCACCGTGAATCTGGCATCCGACAccgccaaaaaccccaacaGCAAACTTCCGCCACCgcccccttccttcctggccGCAACGAAAACACCTACAGCATCGCCCAACCTGACGGTCACCGGTgcctcgacgtcgacgatgacgacagccacagccacaagCACGCAACCAGATGGGAAAGTGGAACCGACCGGTGCACTCCCGGCTAGCTACTCCACTACCTCGATTATCAGTTCAGGTAGCGACGATGATTCGCTGAAGGTGTCCATTCCCATCGTACCGCGGTTCGACTGGATCCAGAAGACGGCCGACCTGACGCTCATCTTCTATACGCGCTCGTTGGCCAACCCGGGCATGCTGGTGGAATGTGATGACGACCGGTCCGGGGTGTCGGTGAGCATACTGCTCGAGGCCAGCGTTCAGCACCGTTACCGGTTCCGGCTATCGAACGGCATCCAGTGGCCGTGCACCGTACGCAACTCGCTGGAATCCGGGAAGATCGAGCTTCAGTTCGGCAAGGAAGTGCCCGCCCTCTGGACGGCTTTCGGTGAGATGCAGCACGAGCGTAAAGAGAACTGCGAGATGCAGCTGAACGAGTACGATGTAGCGACGCGGCTCGAGATCACGCACGACTCCTgtgcgctgttgctgcaaccgaAAAGCAATCGACTGCTGCAGATCACTCCGGTCGGGTACCACGTTTCCGTGTCCGCTTCCATCGATGGAGAGTACGTGTCGAGGAGCTACACACCGGTGCCAGCGCGCTCCGTTGGGACGGACTGTCCCGGGACGTGTGTACCGTTGCTGGTGAAATCGTATGCCGATGGTAGCCTTTCGAAGCACCTGACGCGACCGGTACCGTTGGCCACGTCCCTGCAGGTGTCGCAACCGAGTGGCATCTTTGTGCTGAGCAAACTGCGGTACCACAATCGTTTCGCGCTGCTGGCGGCCGGCAGCGGACTGACGCCAATGTTGGCCTTACTTAGCTATCTGCTCGAGCGGAACAGTAACCGAAT AGAACACGTGAGTCTGCTGTACTTCAACAAAACCGAGGCCGATATCTGGTGCCGGGAGATGCtggaaaatttatgcaaaaaggacaaaag GCTCACCGTTAGGCACTTTCTATCGGAAGCAGATCCACAAGATGCCGGCTCAGGATCGGATCGGGACtcagcggatggtggtggtgagcacgGCACAGCCGGGCCGTCCTTCTCCCGTGGTCGCATATCGCTCGAAATCATTCGACAGCTGACGACTCCCGGGTCCCCTTCGCATGCCACCTACTGCTGCGTTTGCGGACCGAAACCATTCAACGAGCTGTGCCTGCAGTACTTTCAGCAAACGGAACATAACCCGAAACACCTGCACAGCTTTCAGGGTTAG